The window ATGTTCTTCTTCAACCAATGTTGAATACAAGAATAATGAAAGATGTGATTACACACTGGAAAATTCTGGCAAAGctctccattttcaaaatcctCCAGACATATTGCACAATCAATGCATTTTGTCGCCGCCTCCGAGCTCCCATAGCTCACCGGCGCGGCCACTTTCTCTATCATTATTGTTCTCTCCATGTCCTCCCTCCATGCATTGCTTTCTGACCTCTCCATGATGTCTCTTCCATGACTACTCGTTTGATGATGAGTTAACAAAATCCTACTCCTAGTGATCATCATTTGGTTTTCGTTTGGCTCACCCGCTTCGAGGTTGGAACTGTGGCCATCTAAACTCGTTGACCCAATTAGGTATTTGCAAATGACATAGATGCAGACTATGATGGCAAAAGAAGCAACCACAGAGAATATGATGATGGTGATGAAGATGACAATTACGATCGAGAACGCGGTGAGGAAAGGGAGGATGGAAGGAGGAGGGTTGGATTGTGGAACAGTAAGAGCTTGAGGGATCATGATGTTGtgactttatttttctttttcttttttaattggtTATGTTTTTAGAGCAAAGGTTTCTAGGGTTTTTGTGTGAGAAGCTGAAGAGGCCATGAGGCATAATTTTGGGTTTCTTAACAAACTTCTCTGTAATTCCAGTCTAAATctacaaagaaagaagaactTATTAGGGTTTTCAGttatttttaactaattaaatttaacagCCAATTGCCATTACGATGGAAGCTTCAGTAGGTAATTCCCATCCAAAAATTGAGAGTTTTTGGTTTTGCCCTACCTGTCCCAAGGTGGGTTTGCAAGGCTCATTCAAGACTCTTTCAATAGGTATATTTCGCTAGCCAAAAGCTAGCTCAAACAAATTAAGGAATTTAGTTTGGAATGACTTTGTaagtatttgttttaaaaaatatatatattttcttacacTTGCaagattaataaaaagaaaaacggaaattgaaatagataaccatttcaacaataataattaaggatatagtaaaatttttaaaaaattgtaaatatagcaaaactatcaccgATAAACTTGTATCGATGATACACTTCGTATggtttatcaatgatagacttatatcaataatagaatttgacaaatttggctatatttgcaaattttttaaaatgttgctatatacttaattattttgaatctaattgctaaatttgcaactactactaaaaaaacatttgaaaagattAGGCCTATGGCCCaaagatttgatattttgcaaaaaaaaaaaaaaaacataataaataaataaataaaataaaaaattgcaaaattggCGTATGACCCAATTTAAAAGGAGAGATAACCgtgaaaatgacaaattttagtataataaactgaaaaatagcaaatctaagaaatattaaattttttggcAAAACAGGCggtttcatattttttttacttttttttacctatttatattctttatgTAGGATAATACATTTGCATGATGCAAAGAATGAGACGGAATATCACACCGTCACAAATACAGTGTATTTgtaaatcttaactaatttatgatattttcatgtttGGCAAAATTTCTCAATATCCCCTAAATAAATGTCTATAATTcgatttttggatttttaatatttaaatcaaattaactaacatttatttattaattcataCAACTTAGGTTTAATAACGATTTCCCCTACAAACTAGCTAAAAGAATTTCAACCGTTTCTgattcattatatttcataaaattcaaatattacatCATATCTCTAATATAATGACAAacattaattcaatattttcgtattatttatatttcaaattattttaaaaaaaattatcaaatatataatacatattcctgagtaattatatttcataatattttgcaTTCAAATATTACATCATATCCGTACTATAATGGcaaatataatttcaacattttcgtAACATTATCAGattatttatattccaaaattatttatagaaaatttgaatttaaatacctCCAAAATATGTATTGTTAATAacaacttaaattaaaaattttatcgTAATTGAAATTCACATTAATAAGTTCAGTACGTCAGGTACTGTATAATTTACATACACGTTACTTATATCATCAATAAACTACTCAAACCATAAATtctctataatttaaatacataGTTCTTAGAAGTTACAAGTCGCTAATGATAACAAAATGATcgaatttgtttataataaaaatatatacatctaAGTGATGACAACATAATTCACTTATTTAACGCAGTCAAAGTTACAAGTGTCGTGTAATTGAGATTTGCAATTCTTAGAATTTAATAGTAATTTCATTATAACAAACATATCAAACATACATTATTATACTATTTTCatataatcttcttttttcttcatttcatcatatataaattttttgttcattgaGACCTTATCATCATGTTGATTTCTTATTACAATTATGTACACGTGTTAGTTACTAAAATGTGTTCTAAACATTATGAATAGGTTGtctatatttgattattttcttttcattatattgtGAGTCATCCTCTTCTTATCCTTAGGTGGTAGGTGTTGTTTCTGATGTGCTTAATTTAGTTTGTCCACCATCTGACCCTCCGAAAGTTCGGTTCCTATTTTCAGTCGTGTTTTCCTTTCCTTCGTCGTCAAGATCGTAATCATTTTTCCTAAGCATTTTTGGATTGCTTGATTCCAAGTTCAGTtgttatctttgtttttttgttccttctcttcttctttgtcatTCTCTACTTTATCAAGGTGCTCCTCAAAGTCTCTTGTTCTCTTACATtccaaatacattgtattttgGTTACATGTACA of the Cucumis sativus cultivar 9930 chromosome 3, Cucumber_9930_V3, whole genome shotgun sequence genome contains:
- the LOC105435076 gene encoding uncharacterized protein LOC105435076, giving the protein MIPQALTVPQSNPPPSILPFLTAFSIVIVIFITIIIFSVVASFAIIVCIYVICKYLIGSTSLDGHSSNLEAGEPNENQMMITRSRILLTHHQTSSHGRDIMERSESNAWREDMERTIMIEKVAAPVSYGSSEAATKCIDCAICLEDFENGELCQNFPGFSESEQRGNRNEEMTMTTTTVATTMVADPEERNRQLQMAMEKLTKPSAYYNCEENDESPSTLSECTICLEDLGERVSCRVFPNCKHIFHTHCIINWLEINQTCPICRTKL